A single Nitrosospira multiformis ATCC 25196 DNA region contains:
- a CDS encoding DUF3106 domain-containing protein, with the protein MVKSVIAITSALYLLLSVPVEAGQPAWEELKPQQKEALAPLAQEWNGMDPAKKKKWLGIAKRYPHMTPEEQHRTQLQMRDWYSLTPEQRELVREKYKTIKKLPPEKRQEIKRKWREHEHQQ; encoded by the coding sequence ATGGTTAAATCAGTCATAGCCATCACCTCGGCGCTGTATCTGTTACTTTCGGTCCCGGTTGAAGCAGGTCAACCTGCCTGGGAAGAATTGAAGCCGCAGCAAAAAGAGGCTTTGGCTCCGCTCGCACAGGAGTGGAACGGGATGGACCCTGCCAAGAAGAAGAAATGGCTGGGTATTGCCAAACGCTATCCGCATATGACACCCGAGGAGCAGCACCGGACCCAATTGCAGATGCGGGACTGGTATTCGCTGACTCCCGAACAGCGGGAGCTGGTACGTGAAAAGTATAAAACCATCAAGAAATTACCGCCGGAAAAGCGCCAGGAAATAAAGCGCAAATGGCGTGAGCATGAGCACCAGCAATGA
- a CDS encoding RDD family protein: protein MKISAPGLGRRLLSMLYESLILVAVLFVASFVFHLVFRDTSSVFFRPAFQLYLLVVAGIYFTWFWTHGGQTLPMQTWKLRVISADGSRLNLKQAFARYLFAVIGIFLLGCGILWALFDRDGLFLHDRLAGTRIVKIEQ, encoded by the coding sequence ATGAAAATTTCCGCGCCGGGGCTGGGGCGGAGATTACTGAGTATGTTGTACGAATCGCTGATTCTGGTTGCAGTTCTGTTTGTCGCCAGTTTCGTTTTTCATCTTGTTTTCCGGGATACCAGTTCCGTTTTTTTTCGACCCGCATTCCAGCTTTATCTGCTCGTGGTTGCAGGTATTTATTTCACCTGGTTCTGGACTCACGGTGGACAAACATTGCCCATGCAAACCTGGAAGCTTCGTGTAATCAGTGCCGATGGAAGCCGCCTTAATTTGAAGCAGGCGTTTGCACGTTATCTGTTTGCCGTCATCGGCATCTTTTTGCTCGGTTGCGGAATATTATGGGCATTATTCGACCGGGATGGATTGTTCCTGCATGATCGGCTTGCGGGTACCCGGATCGTGAAGATCGAGCAGTAA
- the tldD gene encoding metalloprotease TldD: protein MITEQTIQVNDLFATANNCLLAPHELDATGLQNVFGQLLAHRIDYADLYFQYSRAEGWALEEGIVKSGSFNIDQGVGVRAVSGDKTAFAYSDDISMPALVSAAQATRAIARHGVTQSVQVVKRSKGRELYLPEDPIASLKDTDKVALLEKLESYARALDKRVIQVMASLSGEYEVVLVARSDGLLAADVRPLVRLSLQVIAEENGNREQGVAGGGGRFDYAYFTDDVLRDYAAKAVHQAVVNLHAKPAPAGTMTVVLGSGWPGILLHEAIGHGLEGDFNRKGSSAFAGRIGERVAAPGVTVVDDGTIARRRGSLNVDDEGNPTQCTMLIENGILKGYLQDSLNARLMNVPVTGNARRESFAHIPMPRMTNTYMLNGDKTPEEIIASVKHGLYAVNFGGGQVDITSGKFVFSAAEAYMIENGKISYPVKGATLIGNGPDILTRVSMIGNDLSLDPGVGTCGKEGQSVPVGVGQPTLRIDGLTVGGTA from the coding sequence ATGATTACAGAACAGACTATCCAGGTTAACGATCTTTTCGCGACGGCCAACAATTGTCTGCTTGCACCTCATGAACTGGATGCAACCGGGTTACAGAACGTGTTCGGCCAGCTGCTTGCGCACCGCATCGATTATGCCGACCTGTATTTTCAGTATAGCCGAGCCGAGGGCTGGGCTCTGGAAGAAGGCATAGTCAAATCCGGCAGCTTTAATATCGATCAAGGCGTGGGTGTACGCGCAGTCAGCGGAGATAAGACCGCCTTTGCGTATTCGGACGACATCAGCATGCCTGCGCTGGTGTCTGCCGCACAGGCTACGCGAGCCATCGCTCGCCATGGCGTCACGCAATCGGTGCAAGTTGTCAAACGCAGCAAGGGGCGGGAGCTTTATCTGCCTGAAGACCCGATTGCCAGCCTCAAGGATACGGACAAGGTGGCTTTGCTCGAAAAGCTCGAAAGTTATGCGCGGGCGCTGGACAAACGTGTTATCCAAGTCATGGCTTCCCTCTCAGGGGAATACGAAGTGGTTCTCGTTGCCCGCAGTGATGGTCTTCTGGCAGCCGATGTGCGCCCGCTTGTGCGTCTCTCATTGCAGGTTATTGCCGAGGAAAACGGCAACCGTGAGCAAGGAGTTGCAGGAGGAGGAGGACGCTTCGACTATGCATACTTCACGGATGACGTGCTGCGCGACTATGCTGCAAAAGCGGTTCACCAAGCGGTTGTCAACCTGCATGCAAAACCGGCGCCTGCCGGAACCATGACTGTGGTGCTCGGTTCGGGTTGGCCGGGAATACTGTTGCATGAGGCCATTGGCCACGGGTTGGAAGGAGACTTCAACCGCAAAGGGAGTTCCGCATTTGCGGGTCGAATCGGCGAACGCGTGGCTGCACCGGGAGTGACGGTGGTGGATGATGGCACTATTGCACGCCGGCGGGGCTCGCTCAACGTCGATGACGAAGGGAACCCCACCCAGTGCACAATGCTGATCGAAAACGGAATACTCAAGGGTTATTTGCAGGACAGCCTGAATGCACGGCTGATGAACGTTCCCGTCACAGGAAATGCAAGACGCGAATCATTTGCGCACATTCCCATGCCGCGCATGACGAATACTTATATGCTGAATGGGGACAAAACTCCGGAAGAAATCATCGCTTCCGTGAAGCACGGATTATATGCGGTCAATTTCGGCGGGGGACAGGTAGATATCACCAGCGGAAAATTCGTATTTTCGGCTGCGGAAGCCTACATGATCGAAAATGGAAAAATTTCGTATCCGGTGAAGGGCGCCACTCTCATTGGCAATGGTCCTGATATACTCACCCGCGTTTCGATGATCGGCAACGATCTGTCGCTTGATCCCGGGGTCGGGACGTGTGGCAAGGAAGGCCAGAGCGTGCCCGTAGGCGTGGGTCAACCCACCCTTCGCATAGATGGACTGACGGTGGGAGGAACAGCGTAG
- a CDS encoding carbon-nitrogen hydrolase family protein encodes MQDSLACNSLPPETVPTGPVRVAAIQMAAGPNIYANLEEAGRLLDIAASRGAKLAALPEYFCLMGMEDADRVAAREQDNQGPIQEFLGNTAKRLGIWLVGGSVPLVSSRPDKVRNSCLVYNDNGEQVARYDKIHLFGLELGTERYAEEETIEAGQGVVALESPFGRIGLSICYDIRFPELYRSMGQVDIIFAPAAFTATTGKAHWETLIRARAIENLAYVVAPAQGGYHINGRETHGDSMIVDPWGVVLDRLPRGPGVVIADIDPEYQASLRSSLPALNHRTLRYF; translated from the coding sequence ATGCAAGACTCCCTAGCCTGTAACTCACTGCCTCCTGAAACAGTTCCCACGGGCCCGGTTCGTGTTGCGGCCATTCAGATGGCGGCAGGCCCGAATATCTACGCCAATCTGGAAGAAGCCGGACGGCTTCTGGATATTGCTGCATCACGCGGCGCGAAGCTGGCGGCGCTCCCCGAGTATTTCTGCCTGATGGGAATGGAGGATGCCGATAGAGTAGCGGCCCGTGAGCAGGATAATCAGGGGCCGATACAGGAATTCCTGGGCAATACTGCCAAGCGTCTCGGCATATGGCTGGTAGGCGGTTCAGTACCCCTGGTTTCTTCCCGGCCTGACAAGGTGCGAAACAGTTGCCTGGTATACAACGACAACGGTGAGCAGGTCGCACGGTACGACAAAATACATTTGTTCGGCCTGGAGCTGGGAACTGAACGCTATGCCGAAGAAGAAACCATCGAGGCAGGCCAGGGTGTCGTTGCCCTGGAATCCCCCTTTGGCCGCATCGGACTTTCCATCTGCTACGATATCCGCTTTCCCGAGCTTTACCGTTCCATGGGGCAGGTAGACATTATCTTCGCCCCGGCGGCTTTCACCGCCACGACGGGCAAGGCGCATTGGGAAACCTTGATTCGTGCCCGGGCCATCGAAAATCTGGCATACGTCGTTGCGCCTGCTCAGGGTGGATACCATATCAATGGGCGGGAAACCCATGGGGACAGCATGATAGTCGATCCCTGGGGCGTGGTGCTGGACCGCCTCCCGCGCGGACCCGGAGTTGTCATCGCGGATATTGATCCTGAATATCAGGCGAGCTTGCGCAGCAGCCTGCCCGCCTTGAATCACCGCACGCTGCGTTACTTTTGA
- a CDS encoding YhdP family protein: protein MLRSFLFRLSMWVLIAVAAVFSVLLLSLRYWLLPNIEQYRENLASAISHASGQYVTLGEISANWDGFRPHMMLRDVRVHDNQGVTLLLNRLEGTLSWRSILHGELLFREIAIDQPDLIVRRDTAGVIHVAGFALKQEFTESEDGFFDWLLNQRQVIINNANILWQDDQRTAPQLELLVNLRLENRGRHHRFGIRAIPPTRLAAHLDMRGDFKGESLANPGLWRGRLFMQITRADIAGWQAWLPFPEEIKLNRGVGALRIWANIDGTDMNKVTADMRLQNVKARLESTLPEVSLTRLAGRVGWHKVEDNGSNGSQFFARRLDAAFYGKPPLPLLDFSFQQLHHDASQPDSNTLSVQNLRLDKLEELAKYLPMSEPLRAKIRAVSPRGKLHSVLIKWTGEWAEPSSFHATGRFTKLGMKRSDGMPAFTGVSGNIHITEQGGTLNLDSQNTVLQLPDPTIEPVTLNTLAGQIRWNLTSNGSKLVKFSNISFSSAYAAGSAYGNYQTAPASPGILDLTTHLTRADIPSLLRLLPAKGKGREYLPDWLGESIVAGSISNGWFHLKGNLARPPFVSSNPGVFEFAAKISGMLLDPLPGWPRIENLAGTVRLNDKRMEINVSKGDILGARLGKARLIIPDMTATEARLKTELEATGATRQFLAFAAAKTPDTYDNWLMENTRIFGDGRLLLKLDTPLRGPGETRLWGRYQFMNNRIAPSSSYIPELEQLNGTLTFTDSEIRTKNLSGRLLGGPVLISSTDMPGGGVRFSAIGKVDFDNLNAISQPTGSRDIPFWTRHIHGSGDWRAAVLVGNRSTDVSVESSLEGISSDLPEPLSKAAHDAIPVKFEGKATGTQSEELHLSYGERIKAKISRTRDDSGHFHVERGSIVFGPSPVFLPEEPGIVIKGALPVLNLDRWRLLLKQFEIQPAAPFSLNGLNLYIESLGFLGRQFDDVTLDANRKDGLWYCRITSEEVNGGITWNPSGTGKIVARLNRLIIPANPPSGPGTVSRSRQQEKDLPALDVIVDDFVFGEKQLGKLELVANQEERNWYIDKLHIVNPDSSIKMRGLWKNRVPTPQTQATVMLETDDIGKFLERLALPDRVTSGSGTLEGILSWQGDPLSIDYSTLSGRFKLGARRGQFPRFEPGIGRLFGIFNLRSLPRRITLDFRDVFSEGFGFDDISGSINIASGIASTDELKINGPAARVTMNGQMNLEAETQKLHIRVTPSYGLASPVVGMASVIASTAMKKTPAPSRDYNITGTWADPVVTRIGQPAQELAEPQP, encoded by the coding sequence ATGCTACGGAGCTTCCTGTTCCGGCTTTCCATGTGGGTACTGATTGCAGTGGCAGCCGTCTTTTCGGTTCTGCTGCTGTCTCTCCGCTATTGGCTGCTGCCGAATATCGAACAGTACCGTGAAAACCTCGCTTCCGCCATCAGCCATGCTTCCGGTCAATATGTAACACTGGGCGAGATCAGCGCGAATTGGGACGGGTTCCGTCCCCACATGATGCTGCGTGATGTGCGCGTGCATGATAACCAGGGTGTCACCTTGCTGCTGAATCGCCTTGAAGGCACGCTTTCATGGCGTTCGATATTGCATGGCGAATTGCTTTTTCGTGAAATCGCAATCGATCAGCCTGATTTGATCGTACGTCGAGACACTGCCGGTGTCATTCATGTCGCCGGATTCGCACTAAAGCAGGAATTTACCGAAAGTGAAGATGGCTTTTTCGACTGGCTCCTCAACCAGAGGCAAGTCATCATAAACAATGCCAATATTCTCTGGCAGGATGACCAGCGCACCGCGCCGCAACTGGAACTGCTGGTCAACCTGCGCCTCGAGAACCGGGGCAGACATCATCGCTTCGGCATCCGCGCCATACCCCCCACGCGGCTTGCCGCTCACCTTGATATGCGCGGGGATTTCAAGGGAGAGTCGTTGGCCAACCCCGGATTGTGGCGGGGCCGGCTTTTCATGCAGATAACCCGTGCCGATATAGCGGGGTGGCAGGCCTGGCTGCCTTTCCCCGAGGAAATAAAGTTGAATCGGGGCGTTGGCGCGCTGCGGATCTGGGCAAATATCGACGGCACAGACATGAACAAAGTTACGGCAGACATGCGCTTGCAGAATGTAAAGGCGCGGCTCGAGTCGACTCTGCCGGAAGTGAGCCTCACCAGGCTGGCAGGCAGGGTAGGATGGCACAAGGTGGAGGACAACGGCAGCAACGGCAGTCAATTTTTTGCCCGTCGGCTCGATGCCGCGTTTTATGGCAAACCGCCTTTGCCTTTGCTGGATTTTTCGTTCCAGCAGCTTCACCACGATGCCAGCCAACCGGATAGCAACACATTGAGCGTCCAGAATCTGAGACTGGATAAACTGGAGGAGTTGGCGAAATACCTGCCGATGAGTGAGCCGCTCCGGGCTAAAATCCGCGCTGTTTCTCCCCGCGGTAAACTGCATTCGGTGTTGATAAAATGGACGGGGGAATGGGCGGAGCCTTCTTCTTTCCATGCCACTGGAAGATTTACCAAACTGGGAATGAAAAGGTCCGATGGCATGCCTGCCTTCACTGGCGTCAGCGGGAATATTCATATTACCGAACAGGGAGGCACGCTGAATCTGGATTCCCAAAACACGGTGCTGCAACTACCGGATCCAACGATTGAACCGGTAACACTGAATACACTTGCTGGACAGATAAGATGGAATCTGACCAGCAACGGTTCAAAGTTGGTAAAATTCAGCAATATCTCCTTCTCCAGCGCGTACGCAGCCGGGTCAGCCTATGGAAATTACCAGACAGCGCCCGCCAGCCCGGGTATCCTCGACTTGACAACTCATCTCACGCGCGCCGATATACCTTCTCTGCTGCGTCTCCTGCCGGCGAAAGGAAAAGGGAGGGAGTATCTTCCTGATTGGCTGGGTGAATCCATTGTTGCAGGGAGTATTTCGAATGGCTGGTTTCACCTAAAGGGAAATCTGGCTCGACCTCCCTTTGTTTCAAGCAATCCCGGTGTCTTCGAATTTGCCGCAAAGATATCGGGCATGTTGCTCGATCCCCTCCCCGGCTGGCCGCGAATAGAGAATCTCGCCGGAACAGTGCGTCTTAACGATAAACGCATGGAGATCAATGTTTCCAAAGGAGATATTCTTGGGGCGCGCCTTGGGAAGGCAAGATTGATCATTCCTGACATGACTGCCACCGAGGCTAGGCTCAAAACCGAACTGGAAGCGACCGGCGCCACTCGTCAGTTTCTGGCATTCGCTGCCGCAAAAACACCGGACACCTACGATAACTGGCTGATGGAGAATACCCGTATTTTTGGCGACGGGAGATTGCTGCTCAAACTTGATACTCCACTGCGCGGCCCAGGGGAAACTAGACTGTGGGGTCGCTACCAATTCATGAACAACCGGATCGCCCCGAGCTCCTCATATATTCCCGAGCTGGAGCAATTGAATGGCACGTTGACCTTTACCGATTCTGAAATAAGAACGAAAAACCTGAGCGGCCGTCTTCTCGGCGGCCCCGTGCTGATCAGTTCCACTGATATGCCAGGCGGTGGCGTACGTTTTTCCGCTATCGGAAAGGTCGACTTCGATAACCTGAATGCCATTTCGCAACCCACCGGGTCACGCGATATCCCTTTCTGGACCAGACATATACACGGCAGCGGCGATTGGCGAGCAGCCGTGCTCGTAGGCAACCGGTCCACAGATGTGAGCGTTGAATCATCATTGGAGGGAATTTCCTCGGATCTGCCCGAGCCTTTGTCGAAGGCGGCGCATGATGCAATACCAGTGAAATTCGAAGGAAAGGCGACGGGTACGCAGAGCGAGGAACTGCATCTGAGCTATGGCGAGCGCATCAAGGCAAAGATTAGCCGCACCCGTGACGATTCCGGTCATTTTCATGTGGAACGTGGTTCCATCGTTTTCGGTCCCTCACCCGTTTTTCTCCCTGAAGAGCCGGGTATCGTGATAAAGGGTGCATTGCCCGTATTGAATCTCGACCGTTGGCGCCTCTTGCTCAAGCAATTCGAAATCCAACCCGCCGCCCCTTTCAGTTTGAATGGCTTAAACCTGTATATAGAATCGCTTGGCTTTCTGGGCAGGCAGTTCGATGATGTCACACTGGATGCCAATAGAAAAGACGGCCTGTGGTATTGCAGGATCACAAGCGAGGAGGTCAATGGAGGCATTACCTGGAATCCATCCGGTACCGGCAAGATAGTGGCGCGATTGAACAGGCTGATCATTCCTGCAAACCCTCCTTCCGGCCCAGGCACGGTATCCAGAAGCAGGCAACAGGAAAAGGATCTGCCGGCGCTCGATGTAATCGTGGATGACTTTGTTTTTGGCGAGAAACAGCTGGGGAAGCTGGAACTGGTTGCAAATCAGGAAGAACGGAACTGGTATATCGACAAACTGCACATTGTCAACCCCGACAGTTCGATAAAAATGCGAGGACTATGGAAAAACCGGGTTCCGACTCCACAGACGCAGGCCACAGTCATGCTGGAAACAGATGACATTGGGAAATTCCTTGAGCGGCTCGCCCTTCCTGATCGCGTAACCAGTGGAAGCGGTACGCTCGAGGGCATCCTGTCCTGGCAGGGGGATCCCCTATCGATAGATTACTCCACCTTGTCCGGCAGGTTCAAGCTTGGTGCAAGACGCGGACAATTTCCCAGGTTTGAGCCCGGAATCGGCAGGCTCTTCGGCATTTTCAATCTCCGTTCACTACCGCGGAGGATCACGCTGGACTTTCGCGATGTGTTCAGTGAAGGTTTCGGATTTGACGACATTTCCGGCAGCATAAATATCGCGAGTGGCATTGCATCGACCGATGAGCTTAAAATAAACGGGCCGGCTGCAAGGGTTACAATGAATGGACAGATGAATCTCGAAGCGGAAACGCAAAAACTTCACATCAGGGTGACCCCTTCCTATGGACTTGCCTCCCCCGTAGTGGGGATGGCATCGGTGATTGCAAGCACAGCCATGAAGAAAACACCTGCTCCATCAAGAGACTACAACATTACCGGCACCTGGGCAGATCCTGTCGTAACCCGGATAGGGCAGCCGGCCCAGGAACTAGCGGAGCCTCAACCCTGA
- the glnE gene encoding bifunctional [glutamate--ammonia ligase]-adenylyl-L-tyrosine phosphorylase/[glutamate--ammonia-ligase] adenylyltransferase: MPSDRPAGEIVQSVLPLSRYAQAQLANDAALLAELEQNLRRPFMREEMQAFLQASAEGINNEEGLHAVLRGLRKQVLLRVAIRDLAGLADLAEVMSSMTILAELTIGFALERLYAWLAEPGRYGQPKNTDNRIQQMLVVGMGKLGGGELNVSSDVDLIFVYPEDGETDGHRSISNQDFFVRLGRKLITSLNDITAEGFVFRVDMRLRPYGESGPLTMSFAMLEEYLITQGREWERYAWIKSRVVAGPREEKPVLVEQIAQPFVFRKYLDFGAYESMRALHAQIRREVQRREMHGNIKLGAGGIREIEFIAQVFQLIRGGRDPDFRIRPTLAVLGLLGEKQQLPGEAVTELVEAYTFLRNLEHRLQYLDDQQTHLLPATPPDQSVIAASMGFSSYDGFLKKLNAHRSNITRHFEAIFATPRTSQASNALADLWKAGENGVQAEAAQTQLAKLGFSNPQKVLECVEEFRSGTRYRQLPQTSKKRIDALVPTLIEVAAKFPSADLTLERLIRLLETVSRRSAYLALLREYPQALGRVAKLVSASQWASEYLNRHPILLDELLPGQFRNPLDWSRAKERLMRQLQDAQGSGGTDVEQQMDILRHFHHAQVFQLLARDVEGLLPLEILSDHLSDLADLLLDAVLHLAWAGLRRRHRDIPAFAIIGYGKLGGKELGYASDLDIIFLYDDPHADASESYARLSQRINSWLTSYTSAGLLYQTDLRLRPNGSSGLLVSSVQAFAEYQHHHAWVWEHQALSRARFVAGDAQVGEAFERIRREVLRHPRELSDLKREVLVMRQKMLDAHPNNSGLFDIKHDRGGLIDVEFIVQYLVLGYACHHKELTGNIGNIALLKLAAKLGLIRNEVAEPALNAYREFRRTQHWLRLSGYSDLAGSSSANGKSQKFARVEADYFENEIAAVSGLWSEVFGASAV; encoded by the coding sequence ATGCCTTCTGATCGCCCCGCTGGAGAAATAGTGCAATCTGTCCTGCCGCTGAGCCGTTACGCTCAGGCTCAGCTGGCAAACGATGCCGCTCTGCTGGCTGAGTTGGAGCAAAACCTGCGCCGCCCCTTCATGCGAGAAGAAATGCAGGCATTTTTGCAGGCCTCCGCCGAAGGGATAAATAATGAGGAAGGGCTGCACGCAGTCTTGCGCGGCTTGCGCAAGCAGGTGCTGCTGCGAGTGGCGATACGGGACTTGGCAGGGCTGGCTGACCTGGCCGAGGTGATGTCATCCATGACAATCCTGGCAGAGCTTACCATCGGTTTCGCACTCGAGCGCTTGTATGCCTGGCTAGCCGAGCCAGGGCGGTACGGTCAACCGAAAAACACCGATAACCGCATTCAGCAGATGCTGGTCGTCGGGATGGGAAAGCTTGGGGGCGGGGAACTCAATGTTTCCTCTGATGTGGATCTTATTTTCGTATATCCGGAAGATGGCGAGACCGATGGGCACCGATCAATTTCCAATCAGGATTTTTTCGTTCGTCTGGGACGGAAGCTGATTACAAGTTTGAATGACATTACCGCGGAGGGTTTCGTTTTCCGGGTGGATATGCGGTTGCGGCCTTATGGGGAAAGCGGACCGCTGACGATGAGCTTTGCGATGTTGGAAGAATATCTGATCACCCAGGGACGCGAATGGGAGCGTTACGCATGGATCAAAAGCCGCGTCGTAGCAGGTCCGCGCGAAGAAAAACCGGTACTTGTAGAGCAGATCGCGCAACCCTTCGTGTTTCGCAAATATCTGGACTTCGGTGCTTATGAATCCATGCGCGCGCTTCATGCCCAAATCCGCCGGGAGGTTCAGCGCCGGGAAATGCACGGAAATATCAAGCTTGGGGCGGGCGGTATTCGCGAAATCGAGTTCATTGCCCAGGTATTCCAGCTGATCCGGGGCGGGCGCGATCCGGATTTCCGCATCCGGCCCACGCTTGCTGTACTGGGTTTGCTGGGGGAAAAGCAGCAGTTACCAGGGGAAGCGGTGACAGAGCTGGTCGAGGCATACACCTTTTTACGCAATCTCGAACATCGCCTGCAGTATCTTGACGATCAACAGACTCACCTCCTCCCTGCAACCCCCCCGGATCAGTCGGTGATTGCAGCCTCGATGGGTTTTTCGTCCTATGACGGATTTTTAAAGAAGCTCAACGCCCATCGCTCGAATATAACGCGACATTTTGAAGCTATCTTCGCGACCCCTCGTACTTCGCAGGCCTCCAATGCGCTTGCCGACTTGTGGAAGGCTGGAGAAAACGGCGTTCAAGCCGAAGCCGCGCAGACGCAACTCGCTAAACTGGGGTTTTCCAATCCGCAGAAAGTTCTCGAGTGTGTGGAGGAATTTCGCTCGGGCACCCGCTACAGGCAGTTGCCGCAAACGAGCAAAAAACGCATCGATGCGCTTGTTCCCACTCTGATCGAAGTGGCTGCGAAGTTTCCTTCCGCAGACCTCACGCTGGAACGGCTGATACGGTTACTGGAAACCGTCAGCAGGCGCTCAGCTTATCTGGCTCTGCTGCGCGAGTATCCCCAGGCTTTAGGGCGGGTAGCCAAGCTGGTCAGCGCAAGCCAGTGGGCCAGCGAATACCTGAACAGGCATCCGATCCTGCTGGACGAACTGCTTCCGGGACAGTTCCGAAATCCGCTTGATTGGTCTCGTGCCAAGGAAAGATTGATGCGCCAATTGCAGGACGCGCAGGGTTCTGGCGGCACGGATGTCGAACAGCAAATGGATATATTGCGGCATTTCCACCATGCCCAGGTATTTCAGTTGCTGGCGCGGGATGTGGAAGGATTGCTGCCCCTTGAGATCTTGAGTGACCATCTTTCCGATCTTGCCGACTTGTTGCTCGATGCTGTATTGCACCTTGCCTGGGCGGGGTTGAGAAGGAGGCATAGAGATATCCCCGCTTTTGCCATCATCGGCTATGGCAAGCTTGGCGGCAAGGAACTTGGCTATGCCTCCGACCTCGATATCATTTTTCTCTATGACGATCCCCATGCCGACGCTTCAGAAAGCTATGCCCGGCTGAGCCAGCGTATCAACTCATGGCTCACCAGCTATACTTCAGCCGGCTTACTCTATCAGACAGACCTGCGCTTGCGCCCCAACGGCAGCAGCGGCCTGCTGGTAAGTTCGGTTCAGGCATTTGCTGAATATCAGCATCATCATGCATGGGTCTGGGAGCATCAGGCGTTGAGCCGGGCGCGATTCGTGGCCGGAGATGCACAGGTAGGGGAGGCATTCGAGCGTATTCGCAGGGAAGTGCTGCGTCACCCGCGGGAATTGTCGGATCTGAAACGGGAAGTATTGGTAATGCGGCAAAAAATGCTCGACGCTCACCCCAACAACAGCGGGTTATTCGACATCAAGCATGACCGTGGAGGCCTTATCGACGTCGAGTTCATCGTGCAATACCTCGTCCTTGGATACGCCTGCCATCACAAGGAATTGACCGGCAATATCGGTAATATCGCGTTGTTGAAGCTGGCGGCAAAGCTGGGGTTGATCAGGAATGAAGTCGCAGAACCGGCCCTTAATGCCTACCGGGAATTTCGGCGGACGCAACACTGGCTGAGATTGAGCGGTTACTCCGACCTTGCGGGTTCATCTTCCGCGAACGGCAAATCGCAAAAATTTGCACGCGTTGAAGCAGATTATTTTGAGAATGAAATCGCGGCAGTTTCCGGCTTGTGGAGCGAAGTCTTCGGCGCATCCGCGGTTTAG